A window of the Coprobacter fastidiosus genome harbors these coding sequences:
- a CDS encoding TonB-dependent receptor yields the protein MKAIKITCLLLWSILCIRAEEQDSCVHLKEITVTGLTGSTHIKQIPSPISIINSEFLKTHQYTNIIDIIAKQPGISQITTGSGISKPVIRGLGYNRVLVVNDGIRQEGQQWGDEHGVEIDAQNIHSVEILKGPASLIYGSDAMAGVLIFHDKPILSPGEMKANVFSEYQTNNGLFNYSVNFEGNKKGFVYNWRYSDKMAHDYKNRYDGYVPNSRFRERVLSGMSGLNKDWGYSRLKLSYYHLTPGIIEGERNNETGELESSSGGKHYGKQLPFQQVRHYKAVLDNSFLLKSGTLKIIAAYQQNRRQEYEESKNECGLDFMLHTINYDVRYILPEYNGWKTNAGINGMYQKSLNKGEEFLIPAYDLFDLGAFITVSKSMFQRLHLTGGLRFDIRHLHSHSLMDGEKERFIAFSRTFNGLTGSIGGIYNVSEKLDIRFNASRGYRASNLSELGSNGEHEGTLRYEIGNKRLKPEYSWQFDAGIDYSFERMSFQLSLFANRIDNYIFIQKLGNIQIEDVPAYRYTAGNARIMGGEARIIIHPVRHLHFENSFSYINSVQLHSPEESRFLPFTPAPRWLSTLHYDININSKLLDNTYIEVEMDYNFKQNHVYRVNNSETPTPSYTLFNMSAGTNITYRKKNLFSFYIMVNNIFNKAYQNHLSRLKYADTNVITGRKGVFNMGRNIGFKILVPINL from the coding sequence ATGAAAGCAATAAAAATAACATGTTTGTTGCTCTGGAGTATTTTATGCATACGCGCAGAGGAACAGGATAGTTGTGTACACCTAAAAGAAATCACTGTTACAGGACTCACAGGCAGTACACACATCAAACAAATACCGTCTCCGATATCTATTATAAATTCCGAATTTTTAAAGACACACCAATACACCAATATCATCGATATTATTGCCAAACAGCCCGGTATATCTCAAATAACGACAGGTAGCGGAATATCTAAACCGGTTATTAGAGGATTAGGTTATAACAGAGTACTGGTCGTAAATGACGGTATCCGTCAAGAAGGTCAACAGTGGGGAGATGAACACGGAGTCGAAATCGATGCGCAAAACATACATTCCGTAGAAATACTGAAAGGTCCGGCTTCTCTAATATACGGTTCGGACGCTATGGCTGGAGTATTGATTTTCCATGATAAACCGATTTTATCTCCGGGAGAAATGAAAGCCAATGTCTTTAGCGAGTATCAAACGAATAATGGACTGTTTAACTATTCCGTAAATTTTGAAGGAAACAAGAAAGGATTTGTATATAATTGGAGATACTCGGACAAGATGGCGCACGATTACAAAAACCGGTATGACGGTTATGTTCCGAATTCCCGTTTTCGTGAACGGGTTCTTTCCGGGATGTCAGGATTAAATAAGGATTGGGGATATTCCAGACTGAAATTAAGCTATTATCATCTCACGCCGGGAATAATAGAAGGTGAACGTAATAACGAAACCGGAGAATTGGAAAGCTCGAGCGGAGGCAAACATTACGGCAAGCAACTTCCGTTCCAACAAGTACGTCACTATAAAGCCGTATTAGATAATTCCTTTTTATTAAAATCCGGAACTTTAAAAATTATCGCTGCTTATCAGCAAAATCGCAGGCAAGAATATGAAGAGAGTAAAAATGAATGTGGTCTCGATTTTATGTTGCATACCATAAATTACGATGTACGTTATATTTTGCCTGAATACAATGGATGGAAAACAAATGCAGGTATTAACGGCATGTATCAAAAGTCTCTGAACAAAGGCGAAGAATTTCTTATTCCGGCATACGATCTGTTTGATTTAGGGGCATTCATAACTGTTAGCAAATCAATGTTCCAACGTCTTCATTTAACCGGAGGACTCCGTTTCGATATCCGACACTTGCATAGTCATTCTCTTATGGATGGAGAAAAAGAACGTTTCATTGCTTTTTCCCGTACATTCAACGGTTTAACAGGAAGCATCGGAGGCATTTATAATGTCTCGGAAAAGTTAGACATAAGATTTAACGCATCACGAGGTTATCGTGCGTCGAATCTGAGCGAACTGGGCAGTAATGGGGAACATGAAGGCACTTTGCGCTATGAAATCGGGAACAAACGACTTAAGCCCGAATACAGTTGGCAATTCGATGCCGGAATAGACTACTCGTTCGAACGCATGTCTTTTCAACTTTCATTATTTGCCAACCGCATAGATAATTACATTTTTATACAGAAATTGGGAAATATACAAATCGAAGATGTTCCCGCTTATCGATATACTGCGGGCAACGCACGCATAATGGGAGGTGAGGCTCGCATCATCATACATCCAGTCCGCCATCTACATTTCGAGAATTCTTTTTCCTATATAAATAGCGTACAATTACATTCGCCCGAAGAAAGCAGATTCCTCCCATTTACTCCTGCACCACGCTGGCTTTCGACCCTGCACTATGATATCAATATAAACAGCAAACTATTGGATAATACATATATAGAGGTCGAAATGGATTATAATTTCAAACAAAACCATGTATATAGAGTAAACAACTCAGAAACACCGACACCGTCATATACCTTATTCAATATGTCGGCCGGTACAAACATAACATATCGTAAGAAAAACCTTTTCTCATTTTATATTATGGTAAATAACATATTCAACAAAGCTTATCAAAATCATCTAAGTAGATTGAAATATGCCGACACAAATGTCATAACAGGCAGAAAAGGGGTTTTCAATATGGGAAGAAATATCGGATTCAAAATACTTGTTCCGATCAATCTATAA
- a CDS encoding ABC transporter substrate-binding protein, whose product MRNKIFGGLILISLLISCNKKGNTSSGNEVDTASYRVNYAEMFRVNRFPDYTEVQVRDPWDTTRLLQKYILIPKASSLPASLPEGTVVRTPLSRVAVYSSVHCSMLAQLGNLSDIAGVCESRYIIIPEIKKGVSEGKIIDLGESYAPDIEKIIDLNPEAIISSPFQNMGYGKVEKLGIPIIEGVDYMETTPLGRAEWIRFLGLFFGKESLSDSIFEKTERSYLTLKEKVENVSKRPTVVSEMKTGPVWYVPGGNSYMARFFADAGADYFWKDVPQTGSMSLSFEAVFDKAQQADFWLVKYNRDRDMTLDDLRKDYAANANFKAFKDKNVWGSNSAKVPFYEEVPLHPDYLLRDFILIFHPDLLPGDTLRYFNLLK is encoded by the coding sequence ATGAGAAATAAAATATTCGGCGGTTTAATTTTAATTTCTTTATTAATTTCCTGTAATAAAAAAGGGAATACCTCTTCCGGTAATGAGGTCGATACGGCTTCTTATCGGGTGAATTATGCAGAGATGTTCCGTGTGAACCGTTTTCCCGATTATACGGAAGTGCAGGTGCGAGATCCTTGGGATACGACTCGCTTGCTTCAAAAATATATATTGATACCGAAAGCTTCTTCTTTACCGGCATCTTTGCCTGAAGGAACAGTCGTACGTACACCTTTGTCTCGTGTGGCCGTGTATTCATCGGTGCATTGCAGTATGTTGGCGCAATTGGGAAATCTCTCCGATATTGCGGGAGTTTGCGAATCTCGTTATATAATTATCCCGGAAATAAAGAAAGGCGTCTCAGAAGGGAAAATTATAGATTTAGGAGAATCGTATGCTCCGGATATAGAAAAAATTATAGATCTGAATCCTGAAGCGATAATCTCTTCTCCTTTTCAGAATATGGGTTACGGAAAAGTCGAAAAACTGGGTATTCCCATTATAGAGGGTGTTGATTATATGGAAACTACGCCTTTGGGACGTGCCGAATGGATTCGTTTTTTGGGGTTGTTTTTCGGAAAAGAATCGCTTTCTGATTCGATATTTGAAAAGACGGAAAGGTCATATCTTACTTTAAAAGAGAAAGTTGAGAACGTCTCTAAGCGCCCTACCGTTGTTTCGGAGATGAAAACTGGTCCTGTTTGGTATGTGCCCGGAGGAAATAGCTATATGGCACGTTTTTTTGCCGATGCGGGGGCAGATTATTTTTGGAAGGATGTTCCGCAAACGGGATCTATGTCTCTCTCTTTCGAAGCTGTCTTCGACAAAGCTCAGCAGGCTGATTTTTGGCTGGTAAAATATAATCGGGATCGGGATATGACATTGGATGATTTGAGAAAAGATTATGCCGCTAATGCTAATTTCAAAGCGTTTAAAGATAAGAATGTGTGGGGTAGTAATAGTGCGAAAGTGCCTTTTTATGAAGAAGTTCCCTTACATCCTGATTATTTGTTGAGAGATTTTATTTTGATATTTCATCCGGATTTGTTACCCGGTGATACACTTCGTTATTTTAACTTGTTGAAGTGA
- a CDS encoding iron ABC transporter permease, with protein MKPYFYIGGLLFLAFCLFIGNLFWGSVSIPASAVWDICLGNEVEKSSWSYIVLQSRFPQAVTAFFAGAALAVSGLMLQTAFNNPLAGPSILGINSGASLGVALVMLFLGGSLGSLGSFALSGTMAVLAGAFIGAVLILGIIILFSTIVRSNVMLLIVGIMVGYITSSAISLLNFFATAENVFSYTLWGMGDFSGISVKRLPFFCIAVTVGLVFSLLLIKPLNALLLGERYAENLGVNVRRVRIVLLLTTGLLTAVVTAFCGPVSFIGLAVPHIARLVLGSSNHKILLPVTILIGAVIALICNLLCVLPGEAGIIPLNAITPVLGAPVIIYVIVNQKKIQYFN; from the coding sequence ATGAAGCCTTATTTTTATATCGGAGGATTATTGTTTTTGGCTTTTTGCCTGTTTATCGGAAATCTGTTTTGGGGATCTGTCTCTATTCCGGCGAGTGCGGTTTGGGATATTTGTTTGGGAAATGAGGTGGAGAAAAGCAGTTGGTCTTATATCGTATTGCAGTCTCGTTTTCCTCAGGCGGTTACGGCATTTTTTGCCGGAGCGGCTTTGGCAGTTTCAGGTTTGATGTTGCAGACTGCATTCAATAATCCGTTGGCCGGACCGTCGATTTTAGGAATCAACTCCGGAGCGAGTTTGGGAGTAGCCTTGGTGATGTTGTTTTTAGGTGGTTCGTTAGGTTCTTTGGGGTCATTCGCTCTTTCCGGGACGATGGCGGTTTTGGCAGGTGCTTTTATCGGAGCTGTATTAATATTAGGCATTATTATTCTTTTTTCTACGATCGTACGCAGTAACGTAATGTTGCTTATTGTCGGGATTATGGTTGGATACATAACTTCTTCGGCAATATCTCTGTTGAATTTTTTTGCTACGGCTGAAAATGTTTTTTCTTATACATTGTGGGGAATGGGAGATTTTTCAGGAATATCGGTGAAGAGATTACCTTTTTTCTGTATTGCCGTTACGGTAGGTCTTGTTTTTTCGTTATTGCTGATAAAGCCTTTGAATGCTCTTTTGTTAGGAGAAAGATATGCCGAAAATCTTGGGGTGAATGTCCGTCGTGTCAGGATTGTATTGTTATTAACGACCGGATTGTTGACTGCTGTGGTTACGGCATTTTGCGGCCCGGTCTCCTTTATAGGGTTGGCTGTACCCCATATTGCCAGACTTGTTTTGGGATCTTCCAATCATAAAATCTTGTTACCGGTAACGATTCTTATCGGTGCTGTAATTGCATTGATTTGCAATTTGTTGTGTGTGCTTCCGGGAGAAGCAGGGATTATTCCTTTGAATGCAATAACTCCGGTGTTGGGGGCTCCTGTAATTATTTATGTGATTGTAAACCAAAAGAAAATACAATATTTCAATTGA
- a CDS encoding ABC transporter ATP-binding protein, with the protein MNRVPVIEAENLSIGYRDGSKARQELYDSLTFSLYRGELTCLLGTNGAGKSTLLRTLGASQPALSGTLFLEGRSLYDYSATEISRRIGLVLTDRSLAGGLRVRELVALGRYPYTGFFGRLNRSDEKIVEYSLDRVGIKHKASDYFSELSDGERQKVMIAKALAQECPVVLLDEPTAFLDVPSRIEIISLLRELATAEKKTILFSTHDMEQALLLSDRLWLLSRQNGLQCGVTEDMVLSGAVGDLFSHSSVNFDVSTGSFFPRYELNKRAAISVPDNMAFWVRNCLMRAGYECLPAGTPGTDVSLFFVSPEKIRLMYKGGEELSLSSFAALKTALGDLSV; encoded by the coding sequence ATGAACAGAGTACCGGTTATTGAAGCAGAAAATTTATCGATTGGTTATCGAGACGGGAGTAAAGCACGTCAGGAACTGTATGACAGTTTGACATTTTCTCTTTATCGGGGAGAACTTACTTGCCTGTTGGGAACTAACGGAGCCGGGAAATCGACACTGTTGCGAACATTAGGCGCTTCGCAACCGGCATTGTCTGGGACATTGTTTTTAGAGGGAAGATCATTATATGATTATTCGGCAACTGAAATTTCCCGAAGAATAGGTCTGGTGTTGACTGATCGTTCTTTGGCGGGAGGACTCCGAGTCAGGGAACTGGTAGCTTTGGGTCGTTATCCTTATACCGGTTTTTTCGGACGGCTAAACCGCTCGGATGAAAAAATCGTGGAGTATTCTCTCGATCGGGTAGGCATTAAACATAAGGCATCGGATTATTTTTCGGAACTTTCTGACGGTGAACGACAAAAAGTGATGATTGCTAAGGCCTTGGCTCAAGAGTGTCCTGTCGTACTGTTAGATGAGCCTACGGCTTTTTTGGATGTTCCGAGTCGTATAGAGATTATATCTTTATTGCGTGAACTTGCTACTGCCGAAAAAAAGACAATTCTCTTCTCGACACATGATATGGAACAGGCATTGTTATTGAGCGATCGCTTGTGGCTTTTGTCCCGTCAGAACGGATTGCAATGCGGTGTTACGGAAGATATGGTTCTATCCGGAGCAGTCGGTGACCTTTTTTCTCACTCGTCCGTAAATTTTGATGTCTCTACCGGGAGTTTTTTCCCACGATACGAGTTAAACAAGAGAGCTGCAATTTCAGTTCCGGATAATATGGCTTTTTGGGTTCGTAACTGTCTGATGAGGGCGGGATATGAATGTTTGCCTGCGGGAACTCCCGGTACTGATGTTTCTCTTTTTTTCGTATCTCCTGAGAAGATCAGGCTGATGTATAAAGGAGGAGAGGAACTATCGCTGTCTTCATTTGCTGCTTTGAAGACAGCGCTCGGTGATCTTTCAGTTTGA
- the lpxB gene encoding lipid-A-disaccharide synthase, with product MKYYLIAGEASGDLHASKLMNALKKEDPQAQFRFFGGDLMQAEGGTLVKHYSEMAYMGFIPVLLNIDKVLHNIRLCKSDIEEFHPDVLILVDYPGFNLRMAKFAKTRLNIPVHYYISPKIWAWKEYRIKDIKRYVDKMYSILPFEIPFYQKHLYQIDYVGNPTVDEMAVRPFADEKFDSFISENNLENKPIIALLAGSRKAEITANLPTMIDAASSFTDYQLVIAGAPGISPDFYHTFISGKRVSIVFEKTYRLLQQSSAALVTSGTATLETAILKVPQVVCYKMGGGKIAYNLFKHILKVKFVSLVNLIADREIVKELLVHLFTTENVKNELDKILNDPDKRKQMLQGYAEVAERLGNPGAPQNAAKKIVATIKSL from the coding sequence ATGAAGTATTATCTGATAGCCGGTGAAGCTTCTGGAGATTTACACGCCTCCAAACTTATGAATGCCCTTAAAAAAGAAGATCCGCAAGCTCAATTCCGTTTTTTCGGAGGCGACCTGATGCAGGCAGAAGGCGGAACACTGGTCAAACATTATAGTGAAATGGCCTATATGGGATTTATTCCCGTATTGCTGAATATCGACAAAGTACTGCACAATATTCGTTTATGTAAGTCAGATATAGAAGAGTTTCATCCTGATGTACTGATACTTGTCGATTATCCCGGATTTAACCTGAGAATGGCAAAATTTGCTAAAACCCGGCTCAATATTCCGGTACATTATTACATTTCGCCTAAAATATGGGCATGGAAAGAGTATCGTATCAAGGACATTAAACGGTATGTAGATAAAATGTACTCGATACTTCCGTTCGAAATTCCGTTTTATCAAAAACATCTTTATCAGATCGACTATGTAGGAAATCCCACTGTCGATGAAATGGCGGTGAGACCGTTTGCCGATGAAAAGTTCGACTCTTTCATTTCCGAAAATAATCTTGAAAACAAACCTATCATTGCTCTATTAGCCGGTAGCCGGAAAGCTGAAATCACAGCAAATTTGCCGACTATGATCGATGCGGCCTCCTCATTTACAGATTATCAATTAGTCATTGCTGGAGCTCCGGGCATATCTCCCGATTTTTATCATACATTTATTTCAGGCAAACGGGTTTCCATCGTCTTTGAAAAAACATACAGATTGCTCCAACAATCCTCGGCAGCATTGGTAACTTCAGGAACAGCAACCCTCGAAACCGCTATACTGAAAGTTCCTCAAGTCGTATGTTACAAAATGGGAGGAGGAAAAATCGCATATAATCTTTTTAAGCATATACTGAAAGTAAAGTTCGTGTCGTTAGTAAATCTGATTGCCGACCGGGAAATCGTAAAAGAACTGCTGGTACATTTGTTCACTACGGAAAATGTAAAAAACGAACTGGACAAAATATTAAACGATCCGGACAAACGGAAACAGATGTTGCAAGGATATGCCGAAGTAGCCGAACGATTAGGAAATCCGGGTGCTCCTCAAAATGCAGCAAAAAAAATTGTCGCAACCATAAAAAGTTTATAA
- a CDS encoding DNA polymerase III subunit gamma/tau: protein MDNYIVSARKYRPSTFHSVIGQKALTQTLKNAISSGKLAHAYLFCGPRGVGKTTCARIFAKTINCLHPTADGEACNECESCKAFNEQRSYNILELDAASNNSVDDIRQLTEQVRIPPQIGKYKVFIIDEVHMLSTAAFNAFLKTLEEPPHHALFILATTEKHKILPTILSRCQIYDFQRITTADTVEHLQYVASQEGVAAEPEALSVIAQKADGGMRDALSIFDQVVSFSNGNITYQSVIENLNVLDYEYYFSLTDTFLRNAVPEALILFDKILKKGFEAQYFISGLSNHFRDLLVCKDPITLPLLEVGPATAQRYAEQAKQCSNEFLYKAIELSNRCDLNYRNSNNKKLLVELTLIQLCQLTAAKNSQPEQQPTLQKVSPAAQTVPQRSFSPIQNAPTEQKRTVTTNATVASSAQTSTGTRATETIQTDKTVVNKAQLNELPNNQHPAQKPKPRTIPIPSISIKKPIIETKEQVQETRKDVDMNNSFSEEDLQKAWIKFTNTIPTETVLVNTMRTCPPKMLNATDFEVVVDNKEQLDRLNERGTDLMQFLKKELKNTRISMRPRESEKQEKHKAFSQRERFDLMVQKNPNIMHLKDKFGLELA from the coding sequence ATGGATAATTATATTGTTTCGGCACGGAAATACCGCCCGTCCACATTTCACTCCGTCATAGGACAAAAAGCGTTGACCCAGACTTTAAAAAACGCGATCAGTTCAGGGAAATTAGCTCACGCTTATCTTTTTTGCGGTCCGCGGGGAGTAGGAAAAACAACGTGCGCCCGAATCTTTGCCAAAACAATCAATTGTTTACATCCTACAGCCGATGGAGAGGCTTGTAACGAATGCGAATCCTGCAAAGCATTCAATGAACAGCGATCTTACAATATTTTAGAATTAGACGCTGCATCTAACAATTCGGTCGACGATATACGGCAACTGACCGAACAAGTCCGCATTCCGCCTCAAATAGGAAAATACAAAGTATTCATCATCGATGAGGTACACATGCTATCGACCGCCGCATTCAATGCATTTCTAAAGACATTGGAAGAACCGCCTCATCATGCACTATTTATATTGGCAACTACCGAGAAACACAAAATTCTGCCGACGATACTGTCTCGATGTCAAATTTACGATTTTCAAAGAATCACGACAGCCGATACCGTAGAACACCTGCAATATGTAGCTTCTCAAGAGGGGGTTGCCGCCGAACCGGAAGCGTTGAGCGTCATTGCCCAAAAAGCTGATGGAGGAATGCGGGACGCATTATCTATATTCGACCAAGTTGTTAGTTTTTCTAACGGAAACATTACTTATCAATCGGTGATAGAGAACCTGAATGTCCTCGATTATGAATACTATTTCAGCTTGACCGATACATTTTTACGGAATGCTGTTCCCGAAGCACTAATTCTTTTTGACAAAATACTGAAAAAAGGATTCGAGGCTCAATATTTTATAAGCGGATTAAGTAATCATTTCAGAGATCTGTTAGTCTGCAAAGATCCTATAACCCTACCTCTACTCGAAGTAGGTCCGGCAACAGCACAACGCTATGCCGAACAAGCGAAGCAATGCAGCAACGAGTTTTTGTATAAAGCAATCGAGTTGAGTAACCGATGCGATTTGAACTACCGGAACAGTAATAATAAAAAATTATTGGTAGAATTGACACTGATACAGCTCTGCCAATTAACTGCGGCAAAAAATTCACAGCCCGAACAACAGCCAACGTTGCAAAAGGTTTCTCCTGCGGCACAGACTGTCCCCCAAAGAAGTTTTTCACCGATCCAGAATGCTCCGACAGAACAAAAGAGGACCGTTACGACAAATGCTACTGTCGCATCATCAGCCCAAACAAGCACCGGTACTCGGGCAACAGAAACAATACAGACCGATAAAACGGTGGTAAATAAAGCTCAATTAAACGAGTTACCGAATAATCAACATCCTGCACAAAAGCCGAAACCCCGAACGATTCCGATCCCTTCTATATCGATAAAAAAACCGATTATCGAAACAAAAGAACAGGTTCAGGAGACAAGGAAAGATGTGGACATGAATAATTCTTTCTCTGAAGAGGATCTGCAAAAAGCGTGGATTAAATTCACCAACACGATTCCTACCGAAACCGTTCTGGTGAATACGATGCGCACTTGTCCGCCTAAAATGCTGAATGCAACAGACTTCGAAGTTGTAGTCGATAACAAAGAACAATTAGACCGGCTGAACGAAAGAGGAACGGACTTAATGCAATTCTTGAAAAAAGAATTAAAAAACACCCGTATCTCCATGCGTCCAAGAGAAAGCGAGAAACAAGAAAAGCACAAGGCATTCAGCCAACGGGAACGATTTGACCTTATGGTTCAGAAAAATCCTAACATTATGCATTTAAAAGACAAATTCGGCTTAGAACTGGCATGA
- a CDS encoding cytidine deaminase codes for MKKLNLDTKITVCSYEELSPEEKILIDRAKEASNLSYAPYSQFQVGAAALLNNGEIIQGNNQENAAYPSGLCAERVTLFFTNANYPDIPVKMLALAAQTGGSYTDGQVAPCGACRQVILETENRFNQPIRILMYGKDDIYIVDSIKALLPLHFDKSSMER; via the coding sequence ATGAAAAAGTTAAATCTCGATACAAAGATAACAGTTTGTTCTTATGAAGAATTGAGCCCCGAAGAAAAAATTCTGATCGATCGGGCAAAAGAGGCGAGCAACCTCTCATACGCACCCTATTCTCAATTCCAAGTAGGAGCAGCAGCCCTACTGAATAATGGAGAAATAATACAAGGAAACAATCAGGAAAATGCCGCATATCCTTCGGGATTATGCGCAGAACGCGTAACACTTTTTTTCACCAATGCCAACTATCCCGATATTCCTGTGAAAATGCTGGCATTGGCAGCTCAGACAGGCGGGAGCTACACAGACGGTCAAGTTGCTCCGTGCGGAGCTTGCCGACAGGTAATTTTAGAAACAGAAAATCGTTTTAATCAACCTATACGGATACTGATGTACGGTAAAGACGACATTTATATCGTAGATTCTATAAAAGCGCTATTACCGTTGCATTTCGATAAATCGAGTATGGAAAGATAA
- a CDS encoding glucosaminidase domain-containing protein, with protein MSFKRLTLFSLFAISVFWGGDVSAQSRNRLYMQYIDTYKDLAISHQKKYKIPASITLAQGLLESGAGRGTLARKSNNHFGIKCHNKWTGARVYHDDDAKGECFRKYKHPKDSYEDHSLFLTRNMRYAQLFELKSTDYKGWARGLQRCGYATDKAYASKLIQIIELYDLYRYDRKGRSSQEVSELPVGYKPHQVYRSSGLYYIEVRVGDNLKNIGKEFGISVKKLCSYNEIPKDYPLDPGMVIYLEKKNKKADKAYTRHIVSAGESMHDISQIYGIRMKYLYKMNHKDKDYVPSEGDVLILR; from the coding sequence ATGAGTTTTAAAAGATTAACACTGTTTTCGCTTTTTGCCATTTCTGTTTTTTGGGGGGGGGATGTGAGTGCTCAGAGTCGGAATCGTCTTTATATGCAGTATATAGATACGTATAAGGATTTGGCAATCAGTCATCAGAAAAAATATAAAATACCGGCCAGTATTACTTTGGCTCAGGGGCTATTGGAATCTGGCGCTGGAAGAGGAACATTAGCACGTAAATCGAATAATCATTTCGGTATAAAATGTCACAATAAATGGACCGGAGCTCGGGTTTATCACGATGATGATGCTAAAGGAGAGTGCTTTCGTAAATATAAGCATCCTAAAGATTCATACGAAGATCATTCTTTATTCTTGACTCGGAATATGCGTTATGCTCAGTTATTTGAACTGAAAAGTACCGATTATAAAGGTTGGGCAAGAGGCTTGCAGCGTTGCGGATATGCGACCGATAAGGCGTATGCAAGTAAATTGATTCAGATTATAGAATTGTATGATTTGTATCGATATGACCGTAAGGGGCGTTCTTCACAAGAAGTTTCTGAATTACCGGTAGGATATAAGCCTCATCAGGTGTATCGTTCTTCGGGCTTGTATTACATCGAAGTTCGTGTGGGAGATAATCTTAAAAATATAGGGAAGGAGTTCGGTATCAGCGTAAAAAAACTGTGTAGTTATAATGAGATTCCCAAAGATTATCCTTTAGATCCGGGAATGGTGATTTATCTTGAGAAGAAGAATAAAAAAGCGGACAAAGCCTATACGCGACATATCGTTTCGGCAGGTGAGTCGATGCATGATATTTCTCAGATTTATGGCATTCGTATGAAATATTTGTATAAAATGAATCATAAAGATAAAGACTATGTCCCGTCAGAAGGGGATGTGTTGATCCTTCGTTGA